The DNA window CCTTATGGCGAAATCTATAAGCAACAAACTGGTCTTGATGAGGATGCTACTGATGAAGAATATCTGATTTACTCCAATGAAAAGGATATTTATATTCGTACTGGTTTAAATGCCGAAATTCATGATATTGTTCTTTTTGATCTGTTTGGAAAAGAGGTATATAGATCAGAGGTATCAAATACACATCTAATAAAGATGAGTCCGAATTTAGCTTCTGGAGTATATATTATTCGTATTAACACAGGCAAGAGGATGATATCCCAAAAATTAAATCTATTATAATTCCAAATCAGGTTCAATAACATTTGTTTGCTAGATTTAGCATCTTAAGTATCACTATTAATGGCATTTAAATACCTATTTGGACCGATCCCTTCTCGAAGACTAGGCATATCTTTAGGGGTAGACCTTGTTCCTCACAAGGTTTGTAATTTGAATTGCCTATACTGTGAAAGCGGCAAAACAAACAAGCATACAAACGAAAGACGAGAATATGTATTGTCGAAAGGGATTATTGATGAACTAAATACCTATTTGTCCGAAAACCCAAATTTGGATTATATCACATTTTCAGGAGCTGGTGAACCTACTCTAAATTCGTCTATTGGCAAAATTATTCAGTTTCTTAAAGCAAATTATCCCACTTATAAAACTGCTTTAATAACAAATAGCCTGCTTTTTGAGAGTGAGATATTACGAAAAGAAGTTGAAAATGTAGACTTAATTCTCCCATCACTTGATGCTGCAAGTCAAGAGGTATTTCAGAAGATAAACAGACCTGTAGCAAATATTAAAATTGAAAATGTAATTAATGGACTAGCGTTATTTAACAAAGTTTTTAAAGGAAAAATGTGGCTTGAATTCTTTGTTTTACAGGGAATTAATGATATGGAAAACGAACTAATAGCAGTAAAAAAAGCCATTGAGAAAATAAAGCCTGACAAAATTCAAATTAACACCCTAGACAGACCAGGTACACAAGCAAATTTAAATACAGCCTCTTACACCAGATTGCTTGAAATTAAAGATTTTTTCAAGCCATTTACGGTTGAAATTGTATCAAGACAATCTGAAACAAAACATATTAACAAACTGGAACAAGATTTCCACACCTCGATATTAGATGCAATAACAAGAAGACCATGTAGTGAGGAAGATATCAGTCAAATTTTGACAATATCAAAAGAAGAGGCATTGCTTTTATTAAATAATATGATTGAACAGGGAGCTATTAGAAGGAAAATTCAAAATGGACTTAATTTTTACTTACTCCCCAATTCTTAATTATCATATAATTCAAGTATTTTTTCAGTAAATCCCCAGCTAAATTCATTTAAATTGCCATCTGTAATTATTAAAATGATAATATCTCTTTTCTCAATTTGATGTTTCAGGTTAGGATAGCTTGATACCATTTGAATATCATTTGAATTCGAACTGAAATTCTCCTTGAAATAGTACCAAAAATTAAAATCTGTAAAAAATTGTTTTTGAATACCGCTATTAACCAACATCCAGTAATAACTGTCTCCTACTGTAAGTAAGCAAGGTTTTGTTTTTGTTGAATCGTCAATAACGGCTAAATAAGGATATAGAAGTTTCTCTTTTTCATTCAACCATATTCTATTCGTGGCTTTAGCAATGTCATTATCGGAACTTCGTGGTTTGCTTGTAATGTCAAAAACAGGATAGTTATAATCAGGCAAATCCATTTTGGTTAAATACTCGATGTAGGTTAACATTGTATCAACTGCCAGAAAGGATCCATAAATACTCCAATGTGTTCCTCCTTTTGGATATATTGGATATTGAACGCTGTCTTTTATAGAGATAAAATAGTTGTTAAAATCAATATACGGAATTGTTGATTCGTGTAATTTCTTCGAAAAAACATCATAATTAGTCGTTTTTCTTTTGAGATGAGAAAACTCTTGAGGTATGTACTCAGGCAATACTGTAACCTTGCCGGGTGCCAATAAAAGGAGAGTTGAAACTCCTTTTGTCTTTAAAGTGTCAACAAGTCTCTGAAATTCGGATACTTTCTTTGTGATACTGTCTTCTCCAATAAAATCCAAACCTAAATAAGCTGCGATATAATGCTTTTCATAATAGTAACCATTTTCCCCGATAGCAACATTTCTGGCTGAGATATAACCATCTAGCCAATACCAGATTTGATTGTATGTTCGAACCAATAATGGTCTTGTTCTTAAAGTATGTTTTAATCGCTCCTCTTTGGTGCTTTGAAAGCTTCCATCAAACCAGGATTTTGTTGAAAAAGTAGAATCCTTAGGAGCCACAAAATAGCCTTTCAGGCTTTTTATTTTAACAAAACCAAGTGGTTGAACCAATATGGAGACCAACAAAATTGTTGAAAGTATAATCAGGGCGATATGTTTTGATTTCCTACTAATCAAAACCTAAAATAAATAAATGGGTTAAATCCTGTGGAAACGATCTCAGACATGCAAAGGATTAACAACATGGCTGTAATTGTATAACGGATAACAAAGAATGGCAATCTCTTGTCTTCAGAACGTATGTTTTCGAAAAAGCTTTCCATCTTTCCAAATGCAGGGACAAATGAAATTAATATACCAATGGTCAAAATGAGCCAAAATGAAAATGGAAATATTAGGCTGGAAGTCTCCAATGAAAACATTTGAGATAGAAAAACAACTGCTTCATTCATATTTTCAGCACGAAACAGAACCCACCCAATAAGCACAATAATAAAAGTGATTAGTATCGAACTTGTTTTGCCAATTCTTTTAAAGAATTTTTTAAGTAAAAAGCGATTTATGACCAACCATGCACCATGGTATAGCCCCCATAACAAAAAGCTCCAAGATGCTCCATGCCAGAAACCTGTTAACCCGAAAGTTATAAGCGCTGCGAAAAAATAAATCCAATAATCAGTCTTTAGTTGTAGATATTTTGGCTTTTGTAATTTGTTTGAAATTGAAAATGCCAAAGGAAAAAACAAGTAATCTCGAAACCAATTGGTAAGTGTAATGTGCCATCTTCGCCAAAAATCAATAATGTCTTTAGCAATGTATGGATTCTTAAAGTTTTCAGGAATTTTAAACCCAAGCATGCGACCAATTCCAATAGCCATATCGGAATAACCAGAAAAGTCAAAATATATCTGCAAGGCATAGGCAATGATAATAATCCAACTGGACAGGCTTCCTAAATTTTCAATTCCATTGCTAAAAGCCAAATCCACCTGTTGTCCCAATGCATTTGCTATTAACATTTTCTTTGACAAACCGATAATAAATCGCCTAAATCCTAAAAGCGCGTTGTCAATAGTTAGCATTGCCTTTCTGTCAATTAACTGATCAGCTATTTGGGTGTAACGAATAATAGGTCCTGCGATAAGTTGCGGGAAAAGCAATATGTAAAGAGCAAAATCAGTCCATTTTTTTAAGGGCTCTTTTTTCATTCTGAAAACATCCAGCACATAACTTAGTTTTTGAAAAGTAAAAAATGAGATGCCAATGGGTAGCACTATGGCTGTCCATTTCACATTTATTGCTCCAAACTCGTTCAATATACTGTTGAAGTTATCAACGAAAAAATTAGCATATTTGAAATAGATGAGTAATCCTAAATTAAGAAATATGGAAAGAAGCAACAAGCTTTTCTTTCGCTGCTTATTTGTACTAGAGAATAAAAAATTAGCTAAATAATAGTCGGCTGTTATTGAAACAAGCAATATGAAAATAAATTCTGGAGCTCCCCAGGCAAAGAAAAATGTGCTTGATAATAGTAATACAAGATTTTTCCATTTGTAAGGACTGATAAAGTAAACTACAAATGTTGCTGGTAAGAAATAAAAAATGAAAATGGTACTACTAAAAACCATTCTATTAATTTTGAAGTGTCAAAAATAGAGAATAAGATTTTTTTACCAACGAACAAAATAATGATAGACTTAAGAAGTGATACTTTAACCAAACCAACTGCCGGAATGCTTGAGGCAATGATGAGTGCAAAAGTTGGGGATGATGTATGGGGAGAAGACCCTAGCGTTAACGAACTGGAAGAAAAAGCTGCGAAAATGTTCGACATGCAAGCTGCTGTTTTTTGTCCATCAGGAACCATGACAAATCAAATTGCAATTAAAGTACATACAGCACCTGGAGATGAAGTGATTTGTGATAGGGCTTCTCATATATATAATTTTGAAGGTGGAGGTATCGCTTTCAATTCAGGAGTTTCGGTCAGACTTATAGAAGGCGACAGAGGCCGATTTATGGCTCAGGATGTAATTGATAATATCAATCCAGATAACATTCATTTTGCAGCAAGCAAACTAGTTGCTGTGGAAAATACAACAAATAGAGGTGGAGGTTCATTCTATGATTTTCAGGAATTGATAAAGATAAAACAGGTTTGTAAAGAGTATAATTTGCCCTTCCACTTAGATGGCGCCAGACTTTTCAATGCATTAGCAGAAACACCGCAAAAAGCTGCAGATTATGGTCATTTGTTTGACTCAATCTCTATTTGCCTTTCCAAAGGCTTAGGAGCCCCTGTAGGCTCTCTGCTTTTGGGTGATGATGCATTTATGCAAAAGGCCAGAAGGATTCGTAAGGTCTTCGGAGGATGCATGCGTCAGTCTGGTTATTTAGCTGCAGCTGGCATATATGCCCTTGACAATAATATTGCTCGCTTAAAAGAAGATCATCATCATGCAAAAAAGCTAGGAATTGAAATTGCAAACTTGCATTTTGTTAAAAGAATATTACCCGTTGACACCAATATTGTAATTTTTGAACTGGCAGATAGTATTTCGGAAGAAGTAATTATAGATAAAATGAAGCAAAAAGGTATATTGTTGCACGCCATTGGAAAAAATGCAATCCGATTAGTAACCCATCTTGATTTTACTGAAGAAATGCTTGTTGATACGATAAATGCCTTTCGAGAAATTTAATTGTAAAGCAAACTATTTAGTTTTTCATAGCTTGGAATTTTTTTGCTCGGCCATTTCTTGATGATAACATTGTCCTTGAATAATAACAATCCAGGATTTGAACGGATTATTGTTTCTAGTAAAACGATATCTGCACTGTGCATGAAATAAGGAACTTCATACTTATTGATATACGTTTTGACATCCTCATTCAAAGCAGAAGTTACTGCCCACACACCAACATTTCCGTCTTTTAAGATGTTGTTAACTAATTCATTGAGTTTCTTTTGAGCTTTTGAGCCTTCACTTTCAAGTTTGTGATGTACAATCAACAGCCGATAACCATTTTCATTTAAAAATAAATCGGTAACCTCAACTCCTGTTGAATCATCAAGTTTGAATGACTTTGTTGGAGGATCATATCCTTTTTTAACCAATTCATTTGGCTTCGTTTCAAGATATTCTAAATTTTCGTCCATTGGCAAATTCGATGCATCGAACTCTTTTAATTCTCCGGTTGTTAAATCTTTATATACCAAAACGGTTTTTAGGATATCTCCAGTCTTGCCCTCTGGAATTGTCATTAACTCTTTTACATCATTTCCAACCTTATAGGCTCTAAAATCAAGAATGGGTAAATAGGCATAACAGTAAACGCTCATAACCACAATCAACAATGTGCTGATAATTACGACTCCCCAATCCCAAAATCCTTTAAAAATGGGTTTAATGTTTTTACGGGATATGAAAATAATAATAGTGAAACCCATTAATATGACATTCTTATAAAAAGTTTCCCAGTTTGTTAGAATGATAGCATCGCCAAAGCATCCGCAATCAGAAACAGGATTGCTTATGGCCAAATAAAAGGTAAGGATGGTAAAAGGTAGCATGGTAAGTAGTAGCAACCATGACATCAATTTTCCTCTTAACCCAAATAGAATACCAACACCTAAGGGAACCTCATAGCAACATAGAATAAAGGTTAAAACAACTGCTGCTGGTTGCAATCCTTCAATATTAAATGCTATGAAATATTCGGTTAGCTTAATCATCCAGCCAGATGGATCGACAGCTTTTACAAAACCGGAAAAAATAAAAGTTAAACCAACAATTATTCGACTTACCAAGAGCAATTTGCTATTTATTTTCATGAGCTTCTGTTAATTTTATCAATGCAAAAAAAGAATAATTGATCATATCATATAAATTTCCTTCTATACCTTCAGATACCTCAGTCTTTCCTTCGTTTTCAATAATTTGCTTAATGCGAAGAATTTTGGTCAAAATTAAATCAGTATAGGATGAAACATACATATTTCGCCAAGCCTCTCCATAATCATGATTCTTTTTATTCATCAAATTTTGAGCCTCCATTTGATAAAAATCATATTTAGCTAAAACTTGCTCAAAAGGAAAGTTTTCCTGACTGGTTTCACCCAACTCAATTTGAATTAGCGTAATCAGGCAATAATTAATAATTCCAATATATTCTGATCGGGTATCATCCTCTATCATCGGAATTTTTCCTTCTTCAATATTGCGAATGCGATCTGTTTTTATATAAATCTGGTCAATTAGGCTGGGAATTCTTAAAATGCGCCAAGAAGTTCCATAATCTTTATTTTTGTTTACAAATATGGATCTGGCCTTGACAGACTGTTTGCTATATTGAGAGTTTGTTTTATCGGTCACTTGCGTAAATTATTAGTAAACAAATTTAATGGAATGATATTGCAGCACAAAAATAACACGATAAAAATAAAAGGAGGAGTGCTTGATCTTGAAAAGAAGTGTGTGATGGGTATTTTAAACCTTACTCCTGATTCTTTTTATGATGGAGGGCGCTTGTCGAATATGTCAAGTATTTTAACAAAGGTTGAGCAAATGCTTAATGATGGTGCAGCTATTATTGATGTTGGTGGGTACTCCTCTCGTCCAAAAGCCATTGAAATTTCAATCGAGGAAGAGCTAAATCGAGTAATTCCAGTGATCAAAGAAATAAAGCGGATTTTTCCGGAGGCTATTTTATCGGTTGATACTTTTCGGGCCAGCGTAGCAGAAAAAGCAATAGGTGAAGGAGCCGATATGATTAATGATATTGGAGCAGGGGTGATTGATCCTGCTTTGCCACATTTAATTTCAAAATCAAATATTCCCTACATCATAATGCATATGCAAGGAATACCTGATAACATGCAGGAAAATCCAAGCTACCAAAATGTGGTAAAAGATGTTTTACAATTTTTCTCAAATAGAATTAACTATTTACATCAAATAGGAATTAAGGATATTATTATTGATCCGGGATTTGGATTTGGCAAAAGACAAAATCACAATTATGAACTATTAAACAAGCTTTCATTGTTTGAAACACTCAATCATCCGATTATGGTTGGCCTGTCAAGAAAATCAATGATTTACAATGTATTACAGACACAGCCCGATAATGCATTAAATGGGACTACTGCTCTTAACACATTAGCAATATTAAATGGAGCCTCAATTCTAAGAGTACATGATGTAAAAGAAGCTGTTGAAGCAATAAAACTTGTAGATTTGTATTTGAATCCCAATAAGCAATAATTTATTTTGTCGTTGATTATACATACAATTTTAGCTATTCATCTTGATTTTTTAGTCATTAGATTGTTGGATGTTGTTGATATTCTTCTTGTTGCCCTGCTAATTTATTTGCTCTACAAACTTTTAAAAGGAACAATTGCAGCTAATATTTTTATTGGATTGCTATCCATTTACTTTTTTTGGTTGTTAGTTAAGATGCTTAACATGAAGCTTCTTGATGCTATTTTGGGACAATTTATTGGTGTAGGAGTTATTTTGGTTCTTATTGTTTTTCAACAGGAAATACGAAAATTTCTTTTGATAATTGGACAGAGAAGCATATTTGTCAGTAAATTTAAGTTGACTAATTTGTTACCCTGGAATTGGAAAATTAATCCAGCCATTGGATTGAACTATTCAGAACTGATTAAAGCGTGCAGTCAGCTGTCAAAATCAAAGACAGGAGCACTAATTATTATTTCAAAATCCTCAGAATTAAAAGGCTTTGCCTCAACAGGAACAATAATAGATGGTGAATTATCAGTTAAATTATTAAAC is part of the Bacteroidota bacterium genome and encodes:
- a CDS encoding radical SAM protein, which produces MAFKYLFGPIPSRRLGISLGVDLVPHKVCNLNCLYCESGKTNKHTNERREYVLSKGIIDELNTYLSENPNLDYITFSGAGEPTLNSSIGKIIQFLKANYPTYKTALITNSLLFESEILRKEVENVDLILPSLDAASQEVFQKINRPVANIKIENVINGLALFNKVFKGKMWLEFFVLQGINDMENELIAVKKAIEKIKPDKIQINTLDRPGTQANLNTASYTRLLEIKDFFKPFTVEIVSRQSETKHINKLEQDFHTSILDAITRRPCSEEDISQILTISKEEALLLLNNMIEQGAIRRKIQNGLNFYLLPNS
- a CDS encoding MBOAT family protein; this translates as MVFSSTIFIFYFLPATFVVYFISPYKWKNLVLLLSSTFFFAWGAPEFIFILLVSITADYYLANFLFSSTNKQRKKSLLLLSIFLNLGLLIYFKYANFFVDNFNSILNEFGAINVKWTAIVLPIGISFFTFQKLSYVLDVFRMKKEPLKKWTDFALYILLFPQLIAGPIIRYTQIADQLIDRKAMLTIDNALLGFRRFIIGLSKKMLIANALGQQVDLAFSNGIENLGSLSSWIIIIAYALQIYFDFSGYSDMAIGIGRMLGFKIPENFKNPYIAKDIIDFWRRWHITLTNWFRDYLFFPLAFSISNKLQKPKYLQLKTDYWIYFFAALITFGLTGFWHGASWSFLLWGLYHGAWLVINRFLLKKFFKRIGKTSSILITFIIVLIGWVLFRAENMNEAVVFLSQMFSLETSSLIFPFSFWLILTIGILISFVPAFGKMESFFENIRSEDKRLPFFVIRYTITAMLLILCMSEIVSTGFNPFIYFRF
- a CDS encoding aminotransferase class I/II-fold pyridoxal phosphate-dependent enzyme encodes the protein MIDLRSDTLTKPTAGMLEAMMSAKVGDDVWGEDPSVNELEEKAAKMFDMQAAVFCPSGTMTNQIAIKVHTAPGDEVICDRASHIYNFEGGGIAFNSGVSVRLIEGDRGRFMAQDVIDNINPDNIHFAASKLVAVENTTNRGGGSFYDFQELIKIKQVCKEYNLPFHLDGARLFNALAETPQKAADYGHLFDSISICLSKGLGAPVGSLLLGDDAFMQKARRIRKVFGGCMRQSGYLAAAGIYALDNNIARLKEDHHHAKKLGIEIANLHFVKRILPVDTNIVIFELADSISEEVIIDKMKQKGILLHAIGKNAIRLVTHLDFTEEMLVDTINAFREI
- a CDS encoding DoxX family protein, yielding MKINSKLLLVSRIIVGLTFIFSGFVKAVDPSGWMIKLTEYFIAFNIEGLQPAAVVLTFILCCYEVPLGVGILFGLRGKLMSWLLLLTMLPFTILTFYLAISNPVSDCGCFGDAIILTNWETFYKNVILMGFTIIIFISRKNIKPIFKGFWDWGVVIISTLLIVVMSVYCYAYLPILDFRAYKVGNDVKELMTIPEGKTGDILKTVLVYKDLTTGELKEFDASNLPMDENLEYLETKPNELVKKGYDPPTKSFKLDDSTGVEVTDLFLNENGYRLLIVHHKLESEGSKAQKKLNELVNNILKDGNVGVWAVTSALNEDVKTYINKYEVPYFMHSADIVLLETIIRSNPGLLLFKDNVIIKKWPSKKIPSYEKLNSLLYN
- a CDS encoding DUF1599 domain-containing protein — its product is MTDKTNSQYSKQSVKARSIFVNKNKDYGTSWRILRIPSLIDQIYIKTDRIRNIEEGKIPMIEDDTRSEYIGIINYCLITLIQIELGETSQENFPFEQVLAKYDFYQMEAQNLMNKKNHDYGEAWRNMYVSSYTDLILTKILRIKQIIENEGKTEVSEGIEGNLYDMINYSFFALIKLTEAHENK
- the folP gene encoding dihydropteroate synthase, with protein sequence MILQHKNNTIKIKGGVLDLEKKCVMGILNLTPDSFYDGGRLSNMSSILTKVEQMLNDGAAIIDVGGYSSRPKAIEISIEEELNRVIPVIKEIKRIFPEAILSVDTFRASVAEKAIGEGADMINDIGAGVIDPALPHLISKSNIPYIIMHMQGIPDNMQENPSYQNVVKDVLQFFSNRINYLHQIGIKDIIIDPGFGFGKRQNHNYELLNKLSLFETLNHPIMVGLSRKSMIYNVLQTQPDNALNGTTALNTLAILNGASILRVHDVKEAVEAIKLVDLYLNPNKQ
- a CDS encoding TIGR00159 family protein — protein: MHLDFLVIRLLDVVDILLVALLIYLLYKLLKGTIAANIFIGLLSIYFFWLLVKMLNMKLLDAILGQFIGVGVILVLIVFQQEIRKFLLIIGQRSIFVSKFKLTNLLPWNWKINPAIGLNYSELIKACSQLSKSKTGALIIISKSSELKGFASTGTIIDGELSVKLLNSIFYKNSPLHDGAVIVVKNKIRAASCILPVSENNTLPDHLGLRHRAALGISEQSDAIAISISEETGKIALAIDGHLESDISMKHLRETLDKNFLNLSGYSQ